Genomic window (Bacteroidota bacterium):
GGAGTCTGGCCGAAAAATCAAGGGATCCAAAAAATCGTCATCAATTCGGCGGTATACGACATCAACTTTGTGTAGTCCTGCCGTCGTTCGCATGTACAGAAAGTTGTTGTGTACCAGTAAGTCACGGCCTTCTACAAGCGGAACGCCCATCTGCCGGGCCAAAAAGGTGTGCTCAAAATATGCCGAGTTGAATACCCCGGGCGACAGTAGTACAATTTTGGGTTCAGCAACATGATCTGGCGCCAGTGCGCGCAGGGTAGCGAGCAGGGTTTGGCCATAATGCATAATGGGTTGCACACCGTAATGCTGAAACATGCCGGGAAAAACGTGTTTCATCACCTGCCGATTCGCGAGCATATAAGAAACGCCGCTGGGGACGCGCAGGTTGTCTTCCAGGACCATAAACTTCCCGTCCCCGACCCGAACGAGGTCCGTGCCGGCAATGGCAACGTATGCATTCCGTGGTATCGATACGCCCCGCATTTCACGACGATAGTGTTTGCTGCTATAAATCAGCTCCCGGGGGATAATACCCGCTTTCAGGATTCCACCCTCGTGATAAATATCCTTTAAGAAGAGATTAAGTGCCGTTATGCGCTGGGTCATCCCATCCTTTATGGTCTGCCATTCAGCATTTGAAATAAGCCGTGGCAGCAAATCATAAGGAAAGATGCGCTCGGTCCCTTTGTTTTCTGCATACACGGTAAACGTGATCCCTTGCTGCAGAAAAGACAAATCAGCGGCACTCTGGCGGTGTACCAACTCATTATCCGGTAATTGGAGTAGAAAGCGATACAACGCTTCATAGTTAGGCCAGGCCCGGGCCGAAATAGGGCAATGGGCCGAGTTCAGTTTCGAAGAAGCCAGAACCCTGATCCCCGTGCATGACCGCGTTCGACAGCGCTTATCTTGCCGGTCTAGGGCCGGGCGTCAGTGTCTTTGATCCGTACCAGCATGGGGGAGCAATTTTAGACAAGTTTTGGTACGACGCCTCGCATATCAGGCCAAAACCTGCCGGGGTTTAC
Coding sequences:
- a CDS encoding circularly permuted type 2 ATP-grasp protein — its product is MYRFLLQLPDNELVHRQSAADLSFLQQGITFTVYAENKGTERIFPYDLLPRLISNAEWQTIKDGMTQRITALNLFLKDIYHEGGILKAGIIPRELIYSSKHYRREMRGVSIPRNAYVAIAGTDLVRVGDGKFMVLEDNLRVPSGVSYMLANRQVMKHVFPGMFQHYGVQPIMHYGQTLLATLRALAPDHVAEPKIVLLSPGVFNSAYFEHTFLARQMGVPLVEGRDLLVHNNFLYMRTTAGLHKVDVVYRRIDDDFLDPLIFRPDSILGVSGLFNVYRAGNVALANAVGTGVADDKAVYAYVPQIIKYYLGEDPIIENVETYLLEDKAQLQHVLGRLDQLVVKAVGESGGYGMLIGPHSTKAMREEFRMRIKANPRDYIAQPTLDLSCVPCFIDGHIESRHVDLRPFVLNGAEVNIVPGGLTRVALQKGSLVVNSSQGGGSKDTWVLHE